One genomic region from Mycoplasmopsis columbina encodes:
- the trpS gene encoding tryptophan--tRNA ligase encodes MAKQRLISGIKPTGDLTLGNYIGALKNFVKLQEKYDAYFFVADLHALTTGSVDPKELYKARYEIVAMYLACGLDPAKSTIFFQSDIVEHAEAQWLMTSEVSIGELNRMTQFKDKAQKVIKQDNGTEKIPVGLLMYPVLMAADILIYNADVVPVGEDQRQHLELTRTIGERLNKNYKTNFKIPQGIVPPVGARIKSLTDPLSKMSKSEKSTKATIYLHDDPEVAYKKILKAVTDSENKVYIDENKPGILNLLHIYAALNDLTLEEAEAKFKDANYAIFKSAVAQSVKDELVKIQTNYEKAKQLVDQVVKAGALKAKAICAPIVQELKTKMGFN; translated from the coding sequence ATGGCAAAACAAAGATTAATTAGCGGAATTAAACCAACTGGTGATTTAACTTTAGGTAACTACATTGGAGCCTTAAAAAACTTTGTTAAATTACAAGAAAAATATGATGCTTACTTTTTTGTAGCTGACTTACATGCTTTAACAACGGGTTCAGTAGATCCAAAGGAGCTTTATAAAGCAAGATATGAAATTGTAGCTATGTATTTAGCATGTGGTTTAGATCCAGCTAAATCAACAATTTTTTTTCAAAGTGATATTGTCGAACATGCAGAAGCGCAATGATTGATGACAAGCGAAGTTTCAATTGGCGAATTAAATCGTATGACGCAGTTTAAAGACAAAGCTCAAAAAGTAATTAAACAAGATAATGGTACAGAAAAAATTCCTGTTGGACTTCTAATGTATCCAGTTTTAATGGCTGCTGATATTTTAATTTATAATGCTGATGTTGTTCCTGTAGGTGAAGATCAAAGACAACATTTAGAATTGACTAGAACTATTGGGGAGAGACTAAATAAAAATTACAAAACTAATTTCAAAATTCCACAAGGTATTGTACCTCCAGTTGGAGCCAGAATTAAATCATTAACAGATCCTCTTAGCAAAATGTCAAAGAGTGAAAAAAGCACAAAAGCCACGATTTACTTGCATGATGATCCAGAAGTAGCTTACAAAAAGATTTTAAAAGCTGTTACTGATTCTGAAAACAAAGTTTATATTGACGAAAATAAACCTGGTATTTTAAACTTACTTCATATTTACGCGGCACTAAATGATCTGACGCTTGAAGAAGCTGAAGCAAAATTTAAAGATGCAAATTATGCTATTTTTAAAAGTGCTGTAGCACAAAGCGTTAAAGATGAATTAGTAAAAATTCAAACTAATTATGAAAAAGCAAAACAACTTGTAGATCAAGTTGTTAAAGCGGGAGCTCTAAAAGCAAAAGCAATTTGTGCTCCAATTGTTCAAGAATTAAAAACTAAAATGGGATTTAACTAA
- the infC gene encoding translation initiation factor IF-3 gives MINQNIPFKKVFVIGEDGEKIGVLETRQAIEMAKEQRLDLVLISVEPKPIARILNYGKFKYERKKKQKAAKEKQTIIQNRQIRLTPMIGIHDLNVKSKKAREFLLDGDRIKVSLKFRGRELARQELGHATLEKFYQSLEDIADITKEATLVNERFLDMYLQPNKVKIAKYKKENNLVDKSTTNTEAKVEIEADDDSDEE, from the coding sequence ATGATTAATCAAAATATTCCATTTAAAAAAGTGTTTGTTATTGGGGAAGATGGCGAAAAAATCGGTGTACTTGAAACTCGTCAAGCTATCGAAATGGCAAAGGAACAACGTTTAGATTTAGTTTTAATTAGTGTTGAACCAAAACCAATCGCCCGTATTTTGAATTATGGAAAATTCAAATATGAACGTAAGAAAAAACAAAAAGCGGCTAAAGAAAAACAAACTATTATTCAAAATCGCCAAATTAGATTGACACCAATGATTGGAATTCATGATTTAAATGTCAAAAGTAAAAAAGCTAGAGAATTTTTACTTGATGGGGATAGAATTAAAGTTAGTTTGAAATTTAGAGGTCGTGAATTAGCACGTCAAGAATTAGGACATGCTACTCTTGAAAAGTTTTATCAGTCACTTGAAGATATTGCAGATATAACTAAAGAGGCGACATTAGTTAATGAACGTTTCTTAGACATGTATTTGCAACCTAATAAAGTTAAAATTGCTAAATACAAAAAAGAGAATAACTTAGTAGATAAATCAACTACAAACACAGAAGCTAAAGTCGAAATTGAAGCTGATGATGATTCTGATGAAGAATAA
- the rpmI gene encoding 50S ribosomal protein L35 — protein sequence MPKMKTKSALKKRIKVTGTGKVMREQAYRSHLAQNKTTKQKRQSRKRALMHASDLKRFKAMF from the coding sequence ATGCCAAAAATGAAGACAAAAAGCGCTCTTAAAAAACGTATTAAAGTAACCGGAACTGGAAAAGTTATGCGTGAGCAAGCTTACCGTTCACACTTAGCCCAAAATAAAACTACAAAACAAAAACGTCAATCACGTAAACGTGCTTTAATGCATGCTTCAGATCTTAAAAGATTTAAAGCAATGTTCTAA
- a CDS encoding M42 family metallopeptidase — protein sequence MSKYEKLSKRLKEYMTIEAMSRYEEPVAQALKKNTQSENLEFSRDGLGSLIIKTKSKPGTPKIMIAAHMDEVGYLVRSIEDNGNLLLSVVGGVWPAAVIGTKARVVTNKGEKSIYGIFGHTSIHIMSVENMKKVPTTKELYVDCGFKSKEEAVEFGIEIGDRVYMSGEPLDLPNDLVAGKAMDNRAGVTVIDFLANAVKDLDLPNETYMVGTVQEEVGLRGAKTSVSIINPDVAFAIDTGASHDTTNAPKGTPKLGDGVALLMQDSAILTDPKLVEILVELAAKHNIPAYKYIAEGGGTDGCVLQYGLGGVPTITLSIPQRYLHSPIGVASLVDIQATLDLITEFVKVFDNEMLKRLKGL from the coding sequence TAAAAGACTAAAAGAATATATGACAATCGAAGCCATGAGTCGTTATGAAGAACCTGTTGCACAAGCTTTAAAGAAAAATACTCAAAGCGAAAATTTAGAATTTTCAAGAGACGGATTAGGTTCATTGATTATTAAAACTAAATCAAAACCTGGAACTCCTAAAATTATGATTGCAGCGCACATGGATGAAGTTGGATATTTAGTTAGATCAATTGAAGATAACGGAAACTTATTACTTTCAGTTGTTGGTGGAGTGTGACCTGCGGCTGTAATTGGAACTAAAGCTAGAGTTGTTACAAATAAAGGTGAAAAATCAATTTATGGAATTTTTGGACATACATCAATTCACATTATGTCAGTTGAAAATATGAAAAAAGTTCCAACTACTAAAGAACTTTATGTAGATTGTGGTTTTAAAAGTAAAGAAGAAGCTGTGGAATTTGGAATTGAAATTGGTGACAGAGTTTACATGTCAGGCGAACCACTTGATTTACCAAATGATTTAGTTGCTGGTAAAGCAATGGATAATCGTGCGGGTGTAACTGTTATTGACTTTTTAGCTAACGCAGTTAAAGATTTAGACTTACCAAATGAAACTTATATGGTTGGAACCGTACAAGAAGAAGTTGGTTTAAGAGGGGCAAAAACAAGTGTGTCAATTATTAATCCAGATGTCGCTTTTGCTATTGATACAGGAGCTTCACACGATACAACAAATGCGCCTAAAGGTACACCAAAACTAGGCGATGGAGTTGCTTTATTAATGCAAGATTCAGCAATTTTAACAGATCCAAAATTAGTTGAAATTTTAGTTGAATTAGCTGCAAAACACAACATTCCAGCTTATAAATATATTGCTGAAGGTGGTGGAACTGACGGTTGTGTTTTACAATATGGGTTAGGTGGAGTACCAACTATTACTTTATCAATTCCTCAACGTTATTTACACTCACCAATAGGTGTAGCATCATTAGTTGATATTCAAGCAACATTAGACTTAATTACTGAATTTGTTAAAGTGTTTGATAACGAAATGTTAAAAAGACTTAAAGGTCTATAA
- a CDS encoding nucleotidyltransferase, which produces MAIGIVVEYNPFHNGHIRQLEWIKKNFPNDKIIVVMSNKFSQRGELIVASFKNRKKIAKKYGVNKVLKLSFKEGVQAAHIFAKNAINKLYKYKIDKLVFGSESNNVQEMIDLAIFLKNNKIQFDQKIKYYLKKEKMAYPKAYAQTLLDLKGKNFIQPNDILGFEYVKHIINNSLKIKIFTLQRNIGYHSLETSDKYASATFLREKIQKKEDISYYSPLKIKKVYKIDKYYKKFQKIMLKTNLDKIKKIPLVTEGIENLFLKHLHLKSYQDFVQACTSKRYTASRIKRIMAWIINKKWK; this is translated from the coding sequence ATGGCAATTGGAATAGTGGTAGAATACAATCCATTTCACAATGGACATATCAGACAATTAGAGTGAATCAAAAAAAATTTTCCCAATGACAAAATCATTGTTGTAATGAGCAATAAATTTTCACAACGCGGTGAATTAATTGTTGCTTCTTTTAAGAATCGTAAAAAAATTGCTAAAAAATATGGAGTCAATAAAGTTTTAAAGCTTTCTTTTAAAGAGGGAGTTCAAGCTGCACATATTTTTGCTAAAAATGCTATTAATAAACTCTATAAATATAAAATAGATAAGTTAGTTTTTGGTAGCGAAAGTAATAATGTTCAAGAAATGATTGATCTTGCTATTTTTTTAAAAAATAACAAAATTCAGTTTGATCAAAAAATTAAATACTATTTAAAAAAAGAAAAAATGGCCTATCCTAAAGCATATGCACAAACTCTACTAGATTTAAAAGGTAAAAATTTTATTCAACCTAATGACATTTTAGGTTTTGAATATGTAAAACATATTATTAATAATAGTTTAAAAATTAAAATTTTTACTCTTCAGCGAAATATTGGTTATCATTCATTAGAAACAAGCGATAAATATGCTTCTGCAACTTTTTTGAGAGAAAAAATTCAAAAAAAAGAAGATATTTCTTATTATTCCCCATTAAAAATCAAAAAAGTATATAAAATAGATAAATACTATAAGAAATTTCAAAAAATTATGTTAAAAACAAATTTAGATAAAATTAAAAAAATTCCTTTAGTAACTGAAGGAATTGAAAATTTATTTCTAAAACACTTACACTTAAAAAGCTATCAAGATTTTGTTCAAGCATGTACTTCTAAACGTTACACTGCTAGTCGAATTAAAAGAATTATGGCTTGAATTATTAATAAAAAATGAAAATAG
- a CDS encoding Vmc-like lipoprotein signal peptide domain-containing protein encodes MKIKKILTTTSIITLPSIALIASSCNNNKNGITFSQVKKEINDAINAKAFSLTTNQNDLQNELTQIQALAQENQLRYRGEIIEDQLNQIPSDPATQDKFTADYLIARKLLIFKFDDEKLNDKYEYVYKSTLDINNQPYLIIDIYHKEINRYAVTGIEIPVQNVINYGSQHTHFSYTAEVAKGLSIVQAYQFNLDQKAQYHYQKPSTNN; translated from the coding sequence ATGAAAATTAAAAAAATATTAACTACAACATCAATAATTACTTTACCTTCAATCGCTTTAATTGCTTCATCATGCAATAATAACAAAAACGGCATAACTTTTTCTCAAGTAAAAAAAGAAATAAATGATGCAATTAATGCTAAAGCCTTTAGTCTAACAACAAATCAAAATGATTTACAGAATGAATTGACGCAAATTCAAGCATTAGCTCAAGAGAACCAATTGAGATACAGAGGTGAAATTATTGAAGACCAACTGAATCAAATTCCATCAGATCCTGCTACACAAGATAAATTTACAGCAGATTATTTAATTGCAAGAAAATTGTTAATTTTTAAATTCGATGATGAAAAATTAAATGACAAATACGAATATGTCTATAAATCAACTTTAGATATCAATAATCAGCCTTATTTGATTATTGATATTTATCATAAAGAAATCAATAGATATGCTGTTACAGGAATTGAAATTCCTGTACAGAATGTAATTAACTATGGTTCACAACATACACATTTTTCATATACCGCAGAAGTAGCTAAAGGGTTAAGTATTGTACAAGCTTATCAATTTAACTTAGATCAAAAGGCACAATATCATTATCAAAAACCTAGTACTAATAATTAA
- the thrS gene encoding threonine--tRNA ligase, whose product MKINADKQLNHTTSHLLGAAVEILYPGVKLGFGPATDEGFYYDFEFPTPLSVEELNKIEKLMKKLASRNLVTIQIPESEYDFTNKPYKQELYDELKAQGKEITFYALQDPLNKEIVFKDLCAGNHTEDTKKIKHFKLLSLAGAYWRGNSDNIQLTRIYGTSWYNKEELDNYLTILAERKERDHRKIGKEQKIFAFDNLTGQGLPIWLENGMYIHNEIRNLVLKLDRKYGFTEVLTPHFGNEELYKISGHLNHYKEDMFAPMVVEKERLIPRPMTCPHHIICYGMEKRSYRDLPIRYSEQSQLYRYEKSGALTGLERVRGMLLTEGHLFVREDQIESEIKLMYQLIQEILTIFKIEISYISLSLRDKNEKDKYFNDDQMWDSAERMLKKALDDMQVKYEIVEGEAAFYGPKIDIQIHTALGHEVTVSTIQLDFLQPKNFDIHYTDKDGQEKRPVMIHRGLIGTYERFVAILLEQTKGILPFWLAPKQISVIPVNNEENLAYAQEVTNKLFDHNFRVKLDDRDERLNKKIRDAQTSKVKYQVILGANETNDKTVSYREYGKNETTTLSLEEFITMLHNKKANYE is encoded by the coding sequence ATGAAAATTAATGCTGATAAACAATTAAACCATACTACAAGTCACTTGTTAGGTGCAGCTGTAGAAATACTTTATCCTGGTGTCAAATTAGGTTTTGGACCAGCTACCGATGAAGGTTTTTACTATGATTTTGAATTTCCAACACCTTTAAGTGTAGAAGAATTAAATAAAATCGAAAAGCTAATGAAAAAATTAGCTTCAAGAAATTTGGTTACTATTCAAATTCCTGAAAGTGAATACGATTTTACCAATAAGCCTTATAAACAAGAGCTTTATGATGAACTAAAAGCGCAAGGAAAAGAAATTACTTTTTATGCATTGCAAGATCCTTTGAACAAAGAAATTGTTTTCAAAGATCTTTGTGCTGGTAATCATACTGAAGATACTAAAAAAATTAAACATTTTAAATTGCTTTCACTTGCAGGAGCATACTGAAGAGGAAATAGCGATAATATTCAACTAACTAGAATTTATGGTACTTCATGATACAACAAGGAAGAATTAGATAATTACTTAACTATTCTTGCGGAACGTAAAGAAAGAGATCATAGAAAAATTGGAAAAGAACAGAAAATCTTTGCTTTCGATAATTTAACTGGTCAAGGATTACCAATTTGATTAGAAAATGGAATGTATATTCATAATGAAATACGTAATTTAGTTTTAAAACTTGATCGTAAATATGGTTTTACAGAAGTGCTTACTCCGCACTTTGGAAATGAAGAACTTTATAAAATTAGTGGGCACTTAAATCACTATAAAGAAGATATGTTCGCACCAATGGTAGTTGAAAAAGAAAGATTAATTCCGCGCCCAATGACCTGTCCACACCACATTATCTGCTATGGAATGGAAAAAAGATCATATCGTGATTTGCCAATTAGATATTCAGAACAAAGCCAACTTTATCGTTATGAAAAATCAGGTGCACTAACAGGACTTGAAAGAGTAAGGGGAATGCTCTTAACTGAAGGTCATCTTTTTGTTAGAGAAGACCAAATTGAAAGTGAAATTAAATTAATGTATCAATTGATTCAAGAAATACTTACTATTTTTAAAATTGAAATTAGTTACATTTCACTTTCATTAAGAGATAAAAATGAAAAAGATAAATATTTCAATGATGATCAAATGTGAGATTCAGCCGAAAGAATGCTTAAAAAAGCTTTAGATGACATGCAAGTTAAATATGAAATTGTTGAAGGTGAAGCTGCTTTTTATGGACCAAAAATTGATATACAAATTCACACAGCACTTGGACATGAAGTGACAGTTTCAACCATTCAACTAGATTTCTTACAACCAAAAAACTTTGATATTCACTACACTGATAAAGATGGTCAAGAAAAACGTCCAGTGATGATTCACCGTGGTTTAATTGGTACTTATGAAAGATTTGTTGCTATTTTATTGGAACAAACTAAAGGTATTTTACCTTTCTGATTAGCGCCAAAACAAATCAGTGTTATTCCTGTTAATAATGAAGAAAATCTTGCTTATGCACAAGAAGTGACAAATAAATTATTTGATCACAACTTTAGAGTTAAATTAGATGATCGTGATGAGAGATTAAACAAGAAAATTCGTGATGCTCAAACTTCAAAAGTTAAATATCAAGTGATTTTAGGTGCTAATGAAACTAATGATAAAACAGTTTCATATCGTGAATATGGTAAAAATGAGACAACTACTTTATCATTAGAAGAATTTATTACCATGTTACACAACAAAAAAGCTAATTATGAGTAA
- a CDS encoding PTS transporter subunit EIIB translates to MKAKDKLLIGFYTVITLGLCWVYWKKQAKKKSIEEVKNQELPKYINLDELILLLGGKENIKSINSSLSNLKLEINNRSLVETKKLSELKYVSGIMVGDKKISLVVGDDATAISKELSKKII, encoded by the coding sequence ATGAAAGCAAAAGATAAATTATTAATTGGGTTTTATACTGTTATAACTTTAGGTTTATGTTGAGTATATTGAAAGAAACAAGCCAAGAAAAAATCAATTGAAGAAGTTAAAAATCAAGAACTACCAAAATATATTAATTTAGACGAATTAATCTTATTATTAGGCGGAAAAGAAAACATTAAAAGTATAAATTCTTCGCTATCGAATTTAAAGTTGGAAATTAATAATCGTTCATTAGTCGAAACTAAAAAACTTAGCGAATTAAAATATGTTTCAGGAATAATGGTTGGTGATAAAAAAATTTCACTTGTAGTTGGTGATGATGCCACTGCTATTTCAAAAGAATTAAGTAAAAAAATTATCTAA
- a CDS encoding GAF domain-containing protein gives MQIYKNLIENDTKIYTTLANTSAFIFQHFENLNWAGFYINEDEKLYLHAFQGKIACTEILFNRGVCGYAARTKEPVVVDNVHTFPDHIACDENSKSEMVIPLIVKGKLFGVLDIDAPIEKRFDKKTQKQLLIIAKILEEKLTNLL, from the coding sequence ATGCAAATATATAAAAATTTAATTGAAAATGACACTAAAATCTATACAACTTTAGCCAATACTTCAGCATTTATTTTTCAACATTTTGAAAATTTAAATTGAGCTGGATTTTATATTAATGAAGATGAAAAACTCTATTTGCATGCTTTTCAAGGAAAAATTGCCTGCACAGAAATATTGTTTAATCGTGGTGTTTGCGGTTATGCCGCAAGAACAAAAGAACCTGTTGTTGTTGATAATGTTCACACTTTTCCAGATCATATTGCTTGTGATGAAAATTCAAAAAGTGAAATGGTTATTCCTTTAATTGTTAAAGGCAAATTATTTGGAGTCTTAGATATTGATGCACCAATAGAAAAAAGATTTGACAAAAAGACTCAAAAACAGTTATTAATAATTGCTAAAATTTTAGAAGAAAAATTGACTAATTTACTTTAA
- a CDS encoding MAG3450 family membrane protein, with translation MSKNKIQNKKFNNKNLNLKAFITTLFIILFLIIPFAFVYIFLTNDIGNSLIKENWIVSLIALGTVFIALLVNFLLFKFKILSIRSWNFSIPIIFLFSFMIFTSFSNSKYFPLYARIILALILVVIITIITNHFVAKKEDRKNINTK, from the coding sequence ATGAGTAAAAATAAAATTCAAAACAAGAAATTTAATAATAAAAATTTAAATTTAAAAGCTTTTATAACCACTTTATTTATAATTCTGTTTCTAATTATTCCTTTTGCTTTTGTTTATATATTTTTAACTAATGACATAGGAAATTCATTAATTAAAGAAAATTGAATAGTTTCTTTGATTGCCTTAGGAACCGTTTTTATAGCCTTATTAGTAAATTTTTTACTATTTAAATTTAAAATTTTGAGTATTCGCTCTTGAAATTTTTCAATTCCTATTATTTTCCTCTTTAGTTTTATGATTTTTACTTCATTTAGCAATAGTAAATATTTTCCACTTTATGCTAGAATAATTCTTGCTCTAATTTTAGTTGTTATAATAACAATAATTACGAATCATTTTGTAGCAAAAAAAGAGGATAGAAAAAATATAAATACTAAGTAA
- the rplT gene encoding 50S ribosomal protein L20 — translation MRVKGGTVTRARRKKWLKLAKGYFGHKSIGYKVAKQAVVKSWTYAFRDRKQVKRNFRKLWIARINAAVRAENLSYSQFINGLKKANILINRKMLSELAINEPKVFSQLVEIVKAAK, via the coding sequence ATGAGAGTAAAAGGCGGAACAGTTACAAGAGCAAGACGTAAAAAATGATTAAAACTTGCTAAAGGATATTTTGGACACAAATCAATCGGTTATAAAGTTGCTAAACAAGCAGTTGTTAAGTCATGAACATACGCTTTTAGAGACCGTAAACAAGTAAAACGTAATTTTAGAAAATTATGAATCGCTCGTATTAATGCTGCAGTTCGTGCAGAAAACTTATCATATTCACAATTCATTAACGGATTGAAAAAAGCAAACATTTTAATCAACCGTAAAATGCTTTCTGAATTAGCTATTAACGAACCTAAAGTATTTTCACAATTAGTTGAAATTGTTAAAGCAGCAAAATAA